AGCACACGGCGGGGATGAGCTCGGTGAGCGGTTCTCCGGCCTCGTGCCGGTCGACGACCGAGCGGGTGTAGGTCCGCGCGACCTCGATCCGGGAGGTCATCTCCACGAGGGTGTCCTGGACCGTCTGGCGGGAGATGAGCGGCTGACCGAAGGTGCGTCGCTCCCGGCACCACTCGGTCGTCAGGTCGAGGCAGCGCTGGGCCTGCGAGTACGCCTGCGCGGCGATGGCGATGCGCTCGGTGAGGAAGGCGCTGCCGATGAGCAGGAAGCCGGCGTTCTCCGGGCCGACGCGGTGCCTCGCCGGGACGCGCACATCGGTGAAGGCCAGTTCCGCGGTGTCCGAGGAGCGCCAGCCCATCTTGTCCAGGCGCCGGGTCACCTCGAAGCCCGGCATGCCCTTCTCGAGGACGAGGAGGGAGAGCCCGCGGCTGCCCCGGTGCTCCTCGCCGCCGGTACGCACGGCGGTGGTGACGAAGTCGGCTCGGACACCCGAGGTGATGTACGTCTTGGTCCCGTTGACGACGTACTCGTCACCCTCCCTTCGCGCCCTCGTGCGCAGGCCGCCGACGTCCGATCCGCCGTCCGGCTCGGTGATGCCCAGCGCACCGATCATCTCGCCGGCCAGCGTCGGGGCGACCCAGCGCTCGATCTGGGCCGGGTCACCGGCGGTGACGATGTGCGGGCAGGCGATGCCGGCCGTGAAGAGGGAGGCGTAGGTGCCCCCGGCCGCACCGGCCTCGTGGAAGGCCTCCGCCACCACCACCGCGGCGCGCTGGCCGGCGCCCCCGCCGCCGGCGGTCTCGGGGAAGCCGACCCCGATGAGGCCGAGGCCGCCGGCAGTGCGGTGCAGCTCGCGGGGGAGCTCGCCGTCGCGCTCCCACGCGTCCTGGTGCGGCAGGACCTCGCGTCGGACGAACTCGCTCGTCGTCGCGCGCAGGGCCGTCAGCTCCTCGGTGTACCAGTCCTCGTGGCTCATCGGTCCTCCGTCGGGTCGAGCAGGGTCGCTGGGATGTCGACCTGCCGGGCACGCAGCCATTCGCCCAGCCCCTTGGCCTGGGGATCGAAGCGCGCGTTGTACGCGACGCCCTCGCCGAGCAGGCCCCCGATGACGATGTTGACGGCGCGCAGGTTCGGCAGGTGGATGACGGTCAGCGGCAGGTCGTCGGTCTCCGGGAGCAGCTCGCGCACCCGCTCGGGGGTGAGCAGCCCGGACAGCCACGGCCAGGCTGCGTCGTCGCGCACCCACACGCCGATGTTGGCGTTGCCACCCTTGTCCCCGGAGCGGGCGCCGGCGACGGTGCCCAGCGGCGCACGGACGGTGGCGCCCTCCTGCAACTGCCTAGGCTCTTGCGAGGTGTGGGGGTCCTGCCCGTGCAACTGCTTGGGCTCTTGCGAGGTGTGGGGGTCCGTCAACGGTTCGAGGGCCTGCGTCGTCATGGGAGGTGGGACGTTCTCGACGGAGCCGTCGTCGAGGACGACCTCATGGTGCGGCACCGACTGCGGGACGTAGCCGGGCGTGAAGACGCCGTAGGGCGTGGCGGTGGACGGTGGAGCGAGCGTGTGGAAGCCGGGGTAGGACGCCAGGGCGATCTCGATGGCCGCGCTCGAGAAGGGACGACCGACGACCTTCGCGTCCGGGTCGCGCGCGACGACGGTCAGCAACGCCGCGGCCTGCTGCTGCGTCGGGGCGTCTGCGGAGTCGGTGCGCGCCAGCGTCCACGTCAGCTCGGCGGGGGCGGTGGTGAGCGCGTCGTGGAACTGGCGCTTGACGAGCTCCGCCTTGGCCTCGACGTCCAGTCCGGTCACGGCCATCGTCATCTCGTTGCGGAAGCCCCCCAGGGACGTCAGCGACACCTTGACGTCCGGCGGTGGGGCCTCCCCACGCACCCCGGTGATCGAGACGCGGTCCGTGCCGTCCGGGCGAAGGGAGATCGAGTCCAGTCGGGTGGTGACGTCCGGGCCGGCGTAGCGCGCGTCCTGCACCTCGTAGAGCAGCTGGCTGGTGACGGTGCCGACGGTGACCGCACCGCCCGTCCCCGGGTGCTTGGTGATGGTGCTCGACCCGTCGGGGAGGATCTCGGCGATCGGGAAGCCCGGGTGGACGAGGTCCTCGATCTCCGTGAAGAAGGCGTAGTTGCCGCCCGTGGCCTGGGTGCCGCACTCGATGACGTGGCCCGCGACGGTCGCACCCGCGAGGGCGTCGAGGTCGTCGCGGCCCCACCCGAAGTGCGCGATCGCCGGGCCGACGATGACCGACGCATCGGTGACCCGACCGGTGACGACGACGTCCGCGCCCGAGGACACGGCACGGGCGATGCCGAAGCCGCCGAGGTAGGCGTGCGCACCCAGCGGGGTGCCGAGGGCGAGAGCGTCGGCGCGCGGGGTGAGATCGTCGCCGCGCACGTGGGCGACGGTGGGGGAGAGGCCCTGCTCGGCGGCCAGCGCGCGGATCGCGGCGACCAGGCCCGGGGTGTTGACGCCCCCTGCGTTGGCGACGATCGTCACTCCCCGGTCCATGGCGAGCCCGAGGCAGTCGCGCAGCTGTGTCAGGAAGGTCTTGGCGTATCCGGTGCTCTCGTCCTTCATCCGGTCGCGGGCGAGGATGAGCATCGTCAGCTCGGCCAACCAGTCCCCGGTCAGGACGTCCAGCTCCCCGCCCTCGAGCATCTCCCGCATCGCGGAGAGCCGGTCGCCGTAGAAGCCGGAGCAGTTGCCGACGCGCAGTGCCTCGCCCGTCCCGGTGCTCATGCCTGCGCTCCCGCCCGGGTCGGCGCCCCGGCGAAGGCTTGGGCGAAGGTCAGCCAGTGGGCCGCCTCCCCGGTGGCGACGAGATCGGTGGCGGCGAGCTCGCGCCGCTGGGTGACGACGAGGGCGAAGTCCTCGGCTGACCCGGTGACGGTGTCGTCCCCGTCCTCACCCCAGACCCACGGCTCGCCGCCGGGGGAGGCCAGCTCGACATGAAAAGGCACGGAGGGGGTGTCCTTGTCGTTGATGATGTAGGCGAAGTCGCGCGTGCGCACCCCGAGGTGGCAGATGTCGCGCAGCCGGTCGGTCGGCTCGCGGCGCACTCCCAGGGCGTCGGCGACATCCTGTCCGTGGGCCCAGGTCTCCATCAGGCGGGCCGTGGCCATCGACCGCGCGCTCATCGGTGGGCCGAACCACGGCAGCTTCGTCCCGTCGGGGGTGGAGCGAAGGGCGTCGGCCAGCTTCTCGCGACCGGTGCGCCACCGCGCCAGCAGCTCGACCGGGGGAGCGGCTGCTCCCTTCGCCGCCTGCTCGTCCACGTGCCCCGTGACGTTCTGCAGGGCCGCCTCCACCTCTCTCGCGAACTCCTGCGGCGCTGTCGCGGCGAGCACGGCGACCTCGTCGGTCCACGCGAGGTGGGCGATCTGGTGGGCGACGGTCCACCCCTTCGCCGGGGTGTCGTGGGCCCAGTCCGAGTCGTCCAGGGCGGCGACGAGGGCATCGAGATCGGTGCACTCGTCGAGGAAGGCGGCCACGGTGTCGCTCATGGGGTGAGAGTGCCACGCACCGAACAAACAATCAAGCATGCTTGTTTTATTCGTTGACGGTGGCTACCGTCGCGGTCATGCGCCTCACCGATGAGCACATCGCCTTCCGCGCCAGCGTGCGCGCCTTCGTGGAGTCCGAGATCAACCCGCACGTGGACGCGTGGGAGGAGGCCGGGATGTTCCCGGCCCACGAGCTCTTCCCGAAGGCGGCCGCCCTGGGTCTGCTGGGCCTCGAGCGCGACCCCGAGTACGGGGGCGAGGGCGCGGACCACTCCTTCCAGATGGTCGCCGCCGAGGAGCTCGGCCGCGCCGACGCCGCCGGGGTGGCCATGGCGCTGGGGGTGCAGTCGATGATGGCCACGCCCTCGCTCGCCACCTTCGGCACGCCGGACCTGAAGCGCGCGTACCTGGCGCCCGCGCTCGCCGGCGAGCAGGTCGCCGCGATCGCGGTGACCGAGCCGGACACCGGCTCGGACGTCTCCCGGCTGCGCACCCGAGCGGTCCGTGACGGCGACGACTGGGTCATCACTGGCCGCAAGACCTACATCACCAACGGCAGCCAGGCGGACTGGCTCTGCCTGCTCGTGCGCACCTCTGACGAGGGCGGCTACCGGGGGATGTCCCAGATCATCGTCCCGACCGACTCGCCCGGCTTCTCCGTTGCCAAGCGCCTGGACAAGCTCGGCAACCGCTGCTCCGACACCGCCGAGCTCGTGCTCGACGAGGTGCGGGTGCCCGTGGCCAACACCATCGGCGAGGTCGGTCGCGGCTTCCAGCAACAGATGCAACAGTTCATCATCGAGCGGATGTACGCGGCCTACTCCAGCGTCGGCAGCTGTGACAAGGCGCTCGAGCGCACCCGCGCCTACATCACCGAGCGCGAGGTCTTCGGCCAACCGCTGGCCACCAAGCAGTACGTCACCTTCCGCCTGACCGAGCTGCAGGCGCAGGTGGAGATGCTGCGCAACCACAACGCCGCCGTCTGCGAGACCCACCTCGCCGGCGGCGACATCACCCGCGGTGCGAGCGTCGCCAAGCTGACCGCCGGTCGCCTCGCCCGCGAGGTCGCCGATGCGTGCATCCAGTTCCACGGCGGCATGGGCTACATGGAGGAGACGTGGACCGCGCGCTTCTTCCGTGACACCCGCCTGGGCTCCATCGGCGGTGGCGCCGACGAGGTCATGCTCCAGGTCCTTGCGCGGCTCGACGGACTGCCGGCCTGACCCCCTTCGCTACGCTCGGCCGACCAGACGACCCACCCAAGGAGAGACGACCATGACCCGCACCCTCGCCGGCCGCACCATCCTCATGTCGGGCGGCAGCCGCGGCATCGGGCTGGCCATCGCCGAGCGCGCCGCCCGGGACGGCGCCAACGTCGCGATCGTCGCCAAGACGGACACCCCGCACCCGAGGCTCGAGGGCACCATCCACACGGCGGCGGCCGCCATCGAGGCCGCCGGCGGTCAGGCCCTGCCCGTCCTCGGGGACGTGCGCTCGCAGGAGTCGGTGCAGGAGGCGGTGGACCGCACTGTCGAGCGCTTCGGTGGCATCGACGTCGTCGTCAACAACGCCAGCGCGATCGACCTGTCGTCGACGGCGGACCTGTCGATGAAGAAGTACGACCTGATGCAGGACATCAACACCCGCGGGTCCTTCCTGCTGGCGAAGACGGCGCTGCCGCACCTGCGGGCGTCGGGGGCGGCACACGTGCTCACCCTCTCGCCGCCGCTCAACCTCAACCCGCGGTGGGCGGGCGCGCACCTCGGGTACACGATCGCCAAGTACGGCATGAGCCTGGTGACGCTCGGCCTGGCCGAGGAGTGGCGCGAGCACGGCATCGCGGCCAACAGCCTGTGGCCGAGGACGGCCATCGCCACGGCCGCCGTGCAGAACCTCCTCGGTGGTGAGAAGGCCATGGCGGGTAGCCGCAAGCCGGAGATCATGGCCGACGCGGCCCACGCGGTCCTCACCCGCGCCCCGGCCGAGTGCACCGGGCAGTTCCTCATCGACGACGAGGTCCTCGCAGAGGAGGGCGTCACCGATCTCTCCGTCTACGGGCCGCCGCTCGAGGAGCTGCTGCCCGACTTCTTCCTCGACGAGTGAGGCTCAGCGCAGGCCGAGGGTGATGAACTTCGGCCGGTAGAGCGTCGGGTTGTTCATCAGCTCCTCGAAGTCGAAGGTGTTGACGTTGTAGGAGATGAGCAGCCGGCCGTCCTGCGACAGCGCCGGGTGGCCGTGCGCGTTGTAGGTGAAGTGCTGCCCCTGCGTCTCCGGCGTCTCGTAGATCGTCTGCGGCTGCTCCCACGGGCCGGTGGGGGAGCAGGCCGTCCACGCGTTGATCTTCGGGCTGTACGGCTCGGAGGTGTCCGAGGAGATCATCAGGTACCCGTCGCGGAAGGGGGAGACGCTCAGCTCGTTGGCCACCCCCTTCGTCAGGCGCTCGCTCTCGTCGGGGTCGTCCTCCCAGCCGTCCGCGCCGAGGTACTCCCACGTCGAGCGGTCGGCGAGGGAGCCCGCGGGCGCGCGCGCCACGTGCAGGTGCTTGGCCTTCTCCCGGTCCTCGATGCCGTAGATCCACGTGTGCGTCGAGGTCGACATCAGCCCCGCCCCCCACGCGACCGGACCCTCGAAGCCCTCCTGGATGTCGGTGACCTCCAGCTCGGGCAGCGACACGTGGGCGAGGGTATTGCGCTCCCACTCGAAGCCGTTCTCGCCGACCTGCTTGGTGCGGGAGAGGAAGACGAGCAGCTCGCCGCCCTCGACCTTGGCGTCCTGCACCCAGTAGTAGGTCTTCTCGCCCGGGTCCGGGAAGAAGGACTCCGGGCCCTCGCGGGTCAGCGTGCTCAGCTGCCCGGACCCGTCCTCGACGACCAGGGCGTTGTGCACCATCGTCATCCCCGGCTGCGGGTTGCCGTTGTCGTCGACGGTCCCGATGAGCGAGTCGCTGAAGAGCCACAGCGTGCGCTCCTGCGGCAGCTGGACCGAGTAGGTCGAGTCGCCGCCGATCCAGCCCGGCCCGGACAGCTCGAAGCGGGCGTCGTCGGAGCGCGAGGGCTGCGCCCAGTCGAAGTCGGCGGAGAGCGCCTCGCAGTCGCCGCGGTCCCGGTCCCTCTCCTCGGAGCACCCGGCGAGCAGCCCGGCACCGACCGCGAGCACGGCGCAGACCGCGGTCAGGCGTCTGCGGTGCATGCGGGCTCCTGGCGAAGGGGGCGGGTCGCCTCCCATTGTGACCGACGCGTAGCCCCCGGTCGCCGTGCGTCTCGGGCCGTGTCCCGAGGTGCGACCGGGACGCCCGTCAGGGAGTCACCCGGACGGGGTGCTCTCCGCGAGTCGGCGCCCCAGCTCCTCGCCCCACTCCCGTGCCCGCTCCAGCTCGCCGGGCAGCAACGGCCCCTCGTAGTCCTCGACGTAGAAGGTCTCCGGGTCGGCCAGCACGGTGCACCCCATCTTCCTCAGCGTCTTGGCCGCTCCGTGGCCCGCGTGTCCCGGCAGGTTCGGGTGGCGCACGTGGGTGTCGAACGTGGCGACCGTCAGCTGCGCGCTGCCGGTGGCGATCCACTCACGGACCCCGGTCGTGAGCATCCGTCCACCCCGCCGGTGGGCGTCCTCCCGGGTCGAGGGCCGGCTGAGACCGAAGGCCTGGGTGGGAGCTCCCACCACGAGGAGGTCGACTCGCAGGTCCGGCAACGGCGGTGCCTCACCTACGGCCACCACCTCGGTGGTCAGGTGCAGGCCGAGACCGGCCGCGATCGCCTCGGCGACGGCCCGGGTGTTCCCCCAGGCCGACTCGTGGACGACGATGGCCTTCATCCCGCCTCCTTCGGTCCGTGGGTCAGCGCCGGATCCCGCGCGTGAAGTAGACGAGGGGGCCGACGAAGCTGACGGCGATGACCGCCGCCCACCGTCCCTTGCCGCCGCGCACCTCGCTCGCGGGCCGCAACGCCAGATCGGTCCAGGCGGTCAGCGCGAGGGACAGCTGGATCGAGGCCAGGGTCAGCACGGTCGTCTGCTGTCCCGGGCTCAGGTCGTCCCAGCTGCGCTTCCCGCGGGTCATGTCGTCTCCCCTCGACGTCGGGTCCATGGAGGATCCACCCTCACCCGTGATTGTGGCACGGTGCTGGTGAGCCGGGTCATCAGCGGGGTGGAGTGAATTCCCTCCGTGGGCGGGGCCGGAGGAGAGCGGTCAGAGCCAGCCGAGGTCCTGGGCGCGGCGGGCGGCCTCCACGCGGGTGGCGGAGCCGGTCTTGCCGATGGCCGAGGAGAGGTGGTTGCGCACCGTGCCGGGGGAGAGGTGCACCCGCGCGGCGATGGCGGCCGCCGAGCCGCCCTCGAGGGCGTGGGTGAGCACCTCGCGCTCGCGCTCGGTGAGGGGGTTCGGCCCACCGACGACGCTCTCGGTCGCGAGCGAGGGGTCGACGACCCGGCCGCCCCGGGCGACGGTGCGCACGGCCTCCGCGAGCTCCTCCGACGGCGTGTCCTTGACGACGAAGCCCCGCGCACCGGCCTCGAGCGCCCGGCGCAGGAAGCCGGGGCGACCGAAGGTCGTGACGATGAGCACCCTGGTCCCGGGGACCTCGCGGGCCAGCTGGGCGGTGGCGGCGATGCCGTCCATCCCCGGCATCTCGATGTCGAGCACGGCGACGTCGGGGCGGGTGCGGAGCGCCGCCTCGAGCACCTCGTCGCCCGAGCCGACCTCGGCGACGACCTCGAGGTCGTCCTCGAGCCCGAGCAGCGCGGCCATCGCCCCGCGCACGAGGGCCTGGTCGTCGGCGAGCAGGACGGTGGTCACGGCAGCTCCACCCGCACCCTCGTGCCCGGCCCGGCGGAGCCGGTGAGGCCCTCACCGACCTCGATGCGTCCGCCGGCCTGGGCGACCCGCTCGCGCACACCGGTCAGCCCCGATCCCTCCTTGTGCCCGCGCAGGCCGCGGCCGTCGTCGCTGACCTCGAGCCACGAGGGACCCCAGGCGACCTCGACGCGACGGGCGCCGCTGTGCCGGATGACATTGGTGACGGCCTCACGCAGCACCCACGCCATGGTGATGCGGTGGGCCGGGTCGACGACGTCACCGTCCTCGGGCAGGCGGGCCTCGATCCCGGCGTCCCGCAGGGCGGTGGCCGCCACGTCCCGCTCGTCGGCCAGCCGGGCCACCCGCAGGCCGGCGACGGTCGCGCGGATCTCGGCGAGGGACTGACGGGTGAGCGAGCGGATGTCGGCCAGCTCCCCCTTCGCCCGCTCCGGGTCGATGTCGATGAGGCGCTCGGCCAGGTCGGCCTTGAGGGAGACGACGGTCAGCGAGTGGCCCAGCACGTCGTGCACGTCGCGCGCGACCCGGTCGCGCTCGGCGGTCACGGCCAACGACCGCTGCATCACCTGGTGACGCTCGTCGCTGAGCGTCATCCGGCGCAGCAGCAGACCGAACGCCCCGATGGCGAGGGGGAGGAAGAGCAGGAACCACACCTCCCGCAGGGCGTCGGTCACCGCCAGGACCAGCGCAGCGAAGACGACCACGGCGGCCACCGAGGGCAGCGGCCACCGGGCGGGGAAGCTGAAGGCGGCGAGCGAGGCCAGGAAGGGGGCCATGCCCACGGCGCCCGGACCGATGAGGGGGATCAGGGCGACCATGATCGCGATCCCCGCCAGGAAGCTGCCGAAGACGATGACCAGGTCCGCTCGTCGCCAGCCGCAGCGCAGTGCCCCCTGCCCGCGTACGAACCCCCACACGTAGAGGCCGGCGAAGGCGAGGACGCCGGCGAGGGCGACTGCGCGCAGCAGCGGCCGCTCGCCCGTCCGCTCGATCACCGAGAGGGCGGGGAAGGCGAGGAAGACCAACCAGATGGCGGCGAGGACCCACCCGTGCCTGGCCCACGGGTCGGCGAGGTACTCCTCGTCGGAGGGTGCCTGCGCCACCGGCTCGGCCGGGGTCACTGCCGCTCCCGCCCCCGCCGCGCCAGGAAGACCGTCGCCACGGCCATGATCATCGTCCACACCACCACGTTAGCCAGCGGCACCCACAGCGACTCGTGGGTGAGGTCGCCGGACGTCTCCACGGAGTCGCCCCCGGTGAGCGGGTAGCGGGCGAGGGAGACGAAGCCGTAGAGCGGGGTGAACTTCGCGATCGTGAGCATGATCCCCGACAGCGGGATGAAGATGTTGCCGAGGAAGGCGAAGATCACCAGCGACCCGGAGGCCGCGCCGACGGCCGACTCGGACCGCAGGGCGAGCCCGAAGACCAGGCCGTACAGCGCGAAGACGCCCGCGCCGAGGAGCACGATGGCCGCGGAGGTCGCCCAGACCCAGGCCTCCCCCTTCGCCCCCGTGCCGATGCCGATCCCGTAGATCAGCGTGATCGGGATCAGGGCGACGGACAGGGCGATGAGCGCCTTGCCGGCGACGTACGAGCTGTCGCGAAGGGGGGTCAGGCCCAGCTGTCGTCCCCACCCCTGCTGTCGCTCGACGGCGGCCTGACCGCCGATGCTCACCGTCGCGGTGACCGCGCCGTACACGGCCATGGAGATCATGATGTAGAGGGAGACGTTGCCGCGGCCGATGTCCTCCGCGCCGAAGGTCTGCGCCGCACCGAAGATGACGTACATGAAGGCCGGCAGCCCGGCGATGAAGAACAGCCCGACGTGGTCGCGGGAGATCCGCTTGAGCTCCAGGCCGATGATCGTGGGGTTCATCGCAGGGCCTCCGTCCCGGCCGCGCCGGCCGTCTCGTGGATCTCGTCGGTGGTGATCTCCTCGCCGGTGATGGCCAGGAAGGCGGCGTCCAGCGAGGCCGCCGTGACCTCGAGGTTCCTCCCGCCCAGCTCGGTCAGCAGGACCCGGGCGAGGGCGTCGGAGTCCTCACCGATCGCGGTGACCCGCTCGCCGGTCGTGGTCACCCGGGTGGTTCCCGGGAGCGCGCGCAGCTGCGCGACCGCCGCGCCGACGTCCCCCCTGCGGACGTCGGCGCTGACGGTCCGGCCGCTGCCCCGGGCGCGGATCTCCTCGGTGGTGCCGTCGGCGACCACCCGGCCGTCGGCCATGAGGACGATGCGGTCGGCGAAGTCGTCCGCCTCCTGCAGGTAGTGGGTGGCGAAGAGGATGGTGCGCCCCCGCTGCGCGACGGCGTGCATGGTGCGCCAGAAGTCGCGCCGTGCGCTCACGTCCATCCCGGCGGTGGGCTCGTCGAGGACGAGCAGGTCGGGGTCGGGCAGCAACGCCAGGGCGAAGCGCAGGCGCTGCTGCTCGCCGCCCGAAAGCTTGTGGACGAGGCGGTCGGCCTTGGCGGCCAGACCGGCCCGCTCGAGGACGGTGTCGACCGGCTGGTGGTCGGTGAAGGTGGAGGCGATGAAGCGGACCGTCTCGCGCGCCGTGAGGTCGCGCAGCAGCCCGCCGGTCTGCAGGACCGCGGAGACCCGCCCGGCCCGGACGGCGTCGCGCGGTGGTTGGCCGAAGGCGGTGACGGTGCCGGTGTCCGACTGGGTGAGGCCCAGGATCATGTCGAGGGTGGTCGTCTTGCCCGCGCCGTTCGGCCCGAGGATCGCCACGACCTGCCCGGGCGTGACGACCAGGTCGACGCCGGCGACCGCCCGGACGGTCCCGCTGCGCGCACGGAAGGCCTTGGTGACCCCCTGCAGCTGGATGCCGTCGGCCGGGTCGCTGCGCGAGGTGGCTGGTGCGCTGGTCATCGATGTCATGGCCCAAGCCTCGTGCGCCGCAGGGGATCGCCACCATCCCCGGATGTCACGAGTCGGACATGACAGGTGTCACGAGGGCAGACATCCGGCGCCCGAGCCGTCATGATGGAGACAGGACGGGCCCGGGTGTGCGACGGCCGGGCCGACATGACGATGGAGGTCGAGATGGGCGCAGCAGTCGAGATCAGCACCGGGACGATCGACCCGGTCCACCTCAAGGGCAAGCACGTCATGCTCGGCGCCGAGTCCCTCGGGGTGCTCGACGGGACCCGGTCGGTGGTGCGGTACGACATCCCCGCCGGCAAGCACATCGTCTACCTCAAGGACGGGCTGACCACCTCCGGTGCGGTCGCCTTCCGGGTCAGCTCGGGTCACTGTGCCCAGCTGACGATCAGGGACGCGGAGGCAGGGATGTTCGCGGCGATCTTCGGCGGCTGGGTCGCGCTGAAGCGCTCCGGTGACGAGCACCTCGACGACCAGGCGCCCGGGGCCGAGGAGATCTCGGTCGACGAGGTGCCGGTCGACGCCTGAGGCGTCGGGCCCGCGTGGCACCATCTGAGCCATGCAGGTCACCCAGGTACGCATCTATCCGGTGAAGTCCCTCGGCGGCACCGCCGTCGAGTCCGCCCGCGTCGAGCCGTGGGGCCTTGCGGGCGACCGGCGCTGGGCGCTCGTCGACGAGATGGGGGAGCGGGTCACCGCCCGCGAGGCCGGCGCCCTGCTCGGGCTGCGTGCCCAGGTGGTCGACGAGGAGACGATCCGCATCCACGCCGGCGAGGAGAGCATCCT
Above is a window of Janibacter cremeus DNA encoding:
- a CDS encoding ABC transporter ATP-binding protein produces the protein MTSAPATSRSDPADGIQLQGVTKAFRARSGTVRAVAGVDLVVTPGQVVAILGPNGAGKTTTLDMILGLTQSDTGTVTAFGQPPRDAVRAGRVSAVLQTGGLLRDLTARETVRFIASTFTDHQPVDTVLERAGLAAKADRLVHKLSGGEQQRLRFALALLPDPDLLVLDEPTAGMDVSARRDFWRTMHAVAQRGRTILFATHYLQEADDFADRIVLMADGRVVADGTTEEIRARGSGRTVSADVRRGDVGAAVAQLRALPGTTRVTTTGERVTAIGEDSDALARVLLTELGGRNLEVTAASLDAAFLAITGEEITTDEIHETAGAAGTEALR